In Xyrauchen texanus isolate HMW12.3.18 chromosome 27, RBS_HiC_50CHRs, whole genome shotgun sequence, one genomic interval encodes:
- the slc13a3 gene encoding solute carrier family 13 member 3 translates to MDPAQFSKKLWSVRQQLILILAPLLWLPVLFVVPPKEGKCLYVVLLMALYWCTEALPLAVTAMLPVCLFPTMGILPSKKVCPQYFLETNFLFLSGLVMASAIEEWGLHRRIALKVLKIVGVKPAWLILGMMVTSSFLSMWLSNTATTAMMLPIANAILESLFGNLETLKENCKVKSDPEGDSEVKMHVLPSEKQILTTDDKPDWTNSSEQKNLEEIRRESEYQIKVWKGFLICIPYAASIGGTATLTGTAPNLILVGQLKSYFPECDLINFGSWFVFAFPLMLLFLILGWIWIAFLYGGLNTRLCISKHDERAAAEAKAKTVIDEDYKKLGPIKFAEGSIAFFFVLFAVLLFTRDPKFVTGWSVFFTKGYVSDAVTGVIIISILFFFPSQRPSICWWFDPRASNTPYVPLLSWRKAQECVPWNIILLLGGGFAMAKGCEESGLAVWIGSHLEPLAQVPPAVAVILITAFIACFTEFASNTATIIIFLPVIAELAIRVKVNPLYFMIPATTGCSYAFMLPVSTPPNSIAFASGHLMVKDMVRTGFVMNILGIMCVSLAMNTWGLQMFNLHMYPDWARPLNDTSVTVPTHTIPAMNMTG, encoded by the exons ATGGATCCTGCACAATTTTCAAAGAAGCTCTGGAGCGTGCGCCAACAGCTTATTCTGATTCTCGCGCCGCTGCTGTGGCTCCCTGTACTCTTCGTTGTGCCGccaaag GAAGGAAAATGTTTGTATGTGGTGTTGCTGATGGCATTGTACTGGTGCACTGAAGCGCTCCCACTGGCAGTGACTGCCATGCTTCCCGTTTGCCTCTTCCCCACTATGGGAATCCTGCCTTCTAAGAAGGTATGTCCACAGTACTTCCTCGAGACTAACTTCTTGTTCCTGAGTGGCTTAGTAATGGCATCTGCTATAGAGGAGTGGGGTCTCCATCGCCGCATTGCCCTCAAGGTGCTGAAGATCGTGGGAGTGAAACCGGCCTG GCTGATTTTAGGGATGATGGTCACTTCCTCTTTCCTGTCAATGTGGTTGAGTAATACAGCCACAACTGCCATGATGCTTCCCATTGCTAATGCCATACTGGAAAGTCTGTTTGGAAATCTGGAGACTCTAAAAGAGAACTGCAAGGTCAAGAGTGACCCAGAGG GTGATTCTGAGGTGAAGATGCATGTATTGCCTTCTGAAAAACAGATACTGACAACAGATGACAA GCCTGACTGGACAAATAGCTCAGAGCAAAAGAATCTGGAAGAGATCAGAAGAGAGTCAGAATACCAGATTAAAGTGTGGAAAGGATTTCTTATCTGTATACCTTATGCTGCAAGCATTGGAGGAACAGCAACCCTCACCGGCACTGCCCCTAACCTGATCCTGGTGGGTCAGCTGAAGAG CTACTTCCCTGAATGTGACCTCATCAATTTCGGCTCATGGTTTGTCTTTGCCTTCCCACTCATGCTTCTCTTCCTCATCTTGGGCTGGATTTGGATTGCCTTCCTTTACGGGGGGCTCAATACACG ACTGTGTATTAGCAAACATGATGAACGTGCAGCTGCAGAAGCTAAAGCAAAAACTGTTATTGATGAAGACTACAAAAAACTGGGCCCAATAAA GTTTGCAGAAGGATCCATTGCTTTCTTCTTCGTTCTTTTTGCTGTCCTTCTGTTCACCCGAGATCCAAAGTTTGTGACAGGATGGTCCGTTTTCTTTACCAAAGG TTATGTATCTGATGCTGTTACTGGAGTCATTATCATCTCCATACTCTTTTTCTTTCCATCCCAGCGTCCATCTATATGTTGGTGGTTTGATCCGAGAG CTTCAAATACTCCATATGTACCCCTGTTGTCATGGAGAAAGGCTCAGGAGTGTGTGCCATGGAATATAATTTTGCTGCTGGGTGGTGGATTTGCAATGGCCAAAGGCTGCGAG GAATCAGGGTTAGCAGTATGGATAGGAAGCCACTTGGAGCCTCTTGCTCAGGTTCCTCCTGCTGTCGCAGTCATCCTCATCACAGCCTTCATTGCCTGCTTCACTGAGTTTGCCAGTAACACAGCCACCATCATCATCTTTCTTCCTGTCATCGCTGAACTG GCCATCCGTGTGAAAGTCAATCCACTGTATTTCATGATCCCAGCAACAACGGGATGCTCTTACGCTTTCATGCTTCCTGTGTCGACACCTCCCAATTCAATCGCCTTTGCCTCTGGACACCTGATGGTCAAAGATATG GTGAGGACTGGGTTTGTGATGAACATCCTGGGAATTATGTGTGTGTCTCTGGCCATGAACACATGGGGTCTTCAAATGTTTAATCTACACATGTACCCTGATTGGGCAAGACCTTTAAACGATACCTCCGTAACAGTGCCTACACATACCATACCAGCAATGAATATGACAGGCTAG
- the ocstamp gene encoding LOW QUALITY PROTEIN: osteoclast stimulatory transmembrane protein (The sequence of the model RefSeq protein was modified relative to this genomic sequence to represent the inferred CDS: inserted 3 bases in 3 codons; deleted 2 bases in 1 codon; substituted 4 bases at 4 genomic stop codons): protein MAGALLPILLHWLTDFLXYDAQRAGVAAFIYATSVFILSFLIHPFXYAFTLIFPMLGTRQSRKIIMSTSVMIVVLYILPIMAANIATLTHVVKCASEQLSQSPRSSTELFNTIKDNVFKRAEKSVEGTLGQILRDFDHTTNISVSEVKEQLNFWSKRMQEDFCKVKSHIQDLKLLTSRIFEAAFVLYLFTESILYLRSYLTSVRFDNTXTGGLWSKAASKWITVIDGDXLLMTIFLIVLDHLYSLLKSGGPWISNIPSTNVRIIVHFKVINSTSFLTTVIQMTTTNGXHRLFNFNRSYTAXNLCHVQPSKLEVYVKCLRKKVAASFFQQQEERRIXFLIKKIQEKQKTRQIQGLFIETKHKDEDTKKQISGMTRGINRSYK from the exons ATGGCAGGGGCACTGCTGCCCATACTTCTCCACTGGCTTACAGACTTTCTATAATATGATGCTCAGAGAGCAGGGGTTGCAGCTTTTATCTATGCTACATCGGTGTTCATCCTGTCATTCCTCATCCATCCGTTTTGATATGCCTTCACGCTGATCTTCCCAATGTTGGGCACAAGACAGAGCCGTAAAATCATCATGTCCACATCTGTGATGATTGTAGTGCTTTACATTCTACCCATCATGGCTGCCAACATTGCAACT TTAACACATGTGGTGAAATGTGCATCAGAACAGCTTTCGCAAAGTCCCCGGAGCAGCACAGAGCTCTTCAACACCATAAAGGACAATGTATTCAAAAGAGCAGAGAAGAGTGTGGAAGGTACTTTAGGGCAAATTCTGCGTGATTTTGATCACACTACAAATATTAGTGTTTCAGAAGTGAAGGAACAGTTGAATTTCTGGAGTAAACGAATGCAGGAGGATTTCTGTAAAGTTAAAAGTCACATACAGGATCTGAAGTTGCTAACGAGCAGAATATTTGAAGCGGCTTTTGTTCTGTATTTGTTTACGGAGTCTATCCTCTACCTTCGCTCATATTTGACATCTGTGAGATTTGACAACA TCACAGGTGGGCTGTGGAGCAAAGCAGCTAGTAAATGGATCACTGTGATTGATGGTG AACTACTGATGACAATCTTTCTGATAGTTCTGGACCACTTGTACTCCTTATTGAAATCAGGTGGTCCTTGGATTTCCAACATACCATCTACCAATGTCAGAATCATTGTCCACTTCAAGGTAATTAATTCCACCAGCTTTCTGACAACTGTGATACAAATGACGACAACGAATG GCTAACACAGACTTTTTAACTTCAACAGATCTTACACAG TAAATCTGTGTCATGTCCAGCCCAGTAAGCTGGAGGTCTATGTAAAATGCCTTCGAAAGAAAGTTGCAGCTTCTTTCTTCCAGCAGCAAGAAGAAAGAAGGATTTAATTTCTTATTAAGAAAATTCAAGAAAAGCAAAAAACAAGGCAAATTCAGGGTTTATTTATAGAAACCAAACACAAGGATGAAGATACCAAGAAACAGATTTCTGGCATGACAAGGGGAATAAACCGATCATATAAGTGA